The Shewanella mangrovisoli genome has a window encoding:
- a CDS encoding putative hemolysin, with protein MKLTSPLLIGLIMCGSLVGCGEKTEPTTQVPAAVTTEAKTGAKVQIANPAAEYCVSLGGTSEIQKTAEGEHGICTLPSGEKIDEWALFRRDHPQENAQ; from the coding sequence ATGAAGTTAACATCACCACTGTTAATCGGCCTGATTATGTGCGGCAGCTTAGTCGGCTGCGGCGAGAAGACTGAACCTACAACTCAGGTGCCCGCCGCAGTAACAACCGAAGCCAAAACAGGTGCTAAGGTGCAAATCGCCAACCCAGCCGCCGAATATTGCGTCTCACTGGGTGGCACCTCAGAAATCCAAAAGACTGCTGAAGGTGAACATGGCATTTGTACTTTGCCAAGCGGTGAAAAAATTGATGAGTGGGCGCTATTTCGCCGCGACCATCCACAGGAAAACGCCCAGTAA
- the moeA gene encoding molybdopterin molybdotransferase MoeA, producing MSVKADPCSQPSLMHPDQAIPLLLEQVSPVSDTEVVTLPHALGRVLAEDLASCIDLPPFDNSSMDGYAFRFADLNSQTNQTTLTLIGSSFAGHGFEGEITPHSCVRIMTGAPVPAGYDTVQMQEETHAQGNQIQINHPKAKGANVRCRGEELLQGTKVLKAGIEIKAAELGVLATIGVSQVRVYRQLKVAFFSTGDELRPVGSDLAPGQIYDSNRYSIQGLLSRANVEWLDLGVIADDPEAIRHAFRHAASQADMVLTSGGVSVGEADFTKQILDEEGKITFWKLAIKPGKPFAMGRIGKAVFCGLPGNPVSSMVTFYKLVWPILNKMQGLTPKAPLMLSATLTTPVRKQPGRVEYQRGILSRNAQGELEVAITGSQGSGMLTSMSLANCFVLLEQFQGDTPVGTQVTVEPFNSVLC from the coding sequence ATGTCCGTGAAAGCCGATCCTTGTTCGCAACCTAGCTTAATGCATCCAGATCAAGCCATTCCCCTTCTGCTTGAGCAGGTTAGCCCAGTGTCAGACACAGAAGTCGTTACCCTTCCCCATGCGCTTGGCCGCGTATTGGCCGAGGATTTGGCCTCTTGCATCGATTTGCCGCCCTTCGATAACTCCTCGATGGACGGCTACGCCTTTCGCTTTGCCGACTTAAACAGTCAGACCAATCAAACCACACTAACCCTGATTGGTAGCTCCTTTGCTGGCCATGGTTTTGAAGGTGAAATAACCCCTCACTCCTGTGTGCGCATTATGACGGGCGCACCTGTGCCAGCGGGTTATGATACAGTGCAAATGCAGGAAGAGACCCACGCGCAAGGCAATCAAATCCAAATTAATCACCCTAAGGCTAAGGGCGCCAATGTGCGTTGCCGCGGTGAAGAGCTGCTGCAAGGCACTAAAGTCTTGAAGGCGGGCATAGAAATTAAAGCCGCAGAACTGGGCGTATTAGCCACCATTGGCGTGAGTCAGGTGCGGGTTTACCGCCAACTCAAAGTCGCGTTTTTTTCCACTGGTGATGAACTGCGCCCCGTGGGCAGCGACTTAGCGCCGGGACAAATTTACGATTCAAATCGTTATTCCATCCAAGGCTTACTCAGTCGCGCCAATGTGGAATGGCTGGATTTAGGCGTGATAGCCGACGACCCAGAGGCCATTCGCCACGCATTTCGACATGCCGCGAGCCAAGCGGATATGGTGTTAACCTCGGGCGGCGTCTCGGTCGGCGAAGCAGATTTTACTAAGCAAATTCTTGATGAAGAAGGCAAAATCACCTTCTGGAAACTCGCCATTAAACCGGGCAAACCCTTTGCGATGGGACGCATAGGCAAGGCGGTATTCTGCGGCTTACCGGGCAATCCCGTCTCTTCCATGGTGACCTTCTACAAGTTGGTGTGGCCCATTCTGAATAAGATGCAGGGCTTAACCCCTAAAGCACCACTGATGCTGTCAGCCACCCTAACGACACCCGTGCGTAAACAGCCCGGCCGTGTCGAGTATCAGCGCGGCATTTTATCCCGCAATGCACAGGGCGAATTGGAAGTGGCCATCACGGGCAGCCAAGGTTCGGGCATGTTGACCTCTATGAGTCTGGCAAATTGTTTTGTACTGCTGGAACAATTCCAAGGTGACACCCCTGTGGGCACGCAAGTAACGGTTGAACCTTTTAATTCAGTGCTATGCTAA
- the ftnA gene encoding non-heme ferritin produces MLSATMIEKLNEQINMEFFSSNLYLQMSAWCEDQGFEGAAKFMREHADEEMGHMRRLFTYVSETGGLPLLGAIEAPQSQFDSLLALFELTYEHEQLITSKINALAHAAFSNQDYSTFNFLQWYVAEQHEEEKLFKSIVDKIRLVGEDGKALFFIDKDLAKLASKGGESIMNPQSQPQA; encoded by the coding sequence ATGCTGTCTGCAACCATGATCGAAAAGTTGAATGAACAAATTAATATGGAGTTCTTCTCCTCTAATTTATACCTGCAAATGAGCGCATGGTGTGAAGATCAAGGCTTTGAAGGCGCAGCAAAATTTATGCGCGAACATGCGGACGAAGAGATGGGCCATATGCGCCGTTTGTTCACCTATGTGAGCGAAACTGGCGGCTTACCTCTACTGGGTGCCATTGAAGCGCCGCAGTCACAGTTTGACTCTCTGCTGGCGTTATTCGAGCTGACCTATGAGCATGAGCAGCTGATCACCAGTAAGATCAACGCCTTGGCCCATGCAGCCTTTTCAAACCAAGATTATTCGACCTTCAACTTCCTGCAATGGTATGTGGCCGAACAGCACGAAGAAGAAAAGCTGTTTAAGTCGATTGTCGATAAGATCCGTTTAGTGGGCGAAGATGGTAAAGCACTGTTCTTTATCGATAAAGATTTAGCTAAGTTGGCATCAAAGGGCGGCGAGAGCATTATGAACCCCCAAAGCCAACCACAGGCCTAA
- the moeB gene encoding molybdopterin-synthase adenylyltransferase MoeB has translation MNEQLEILSDGELTRYSRQISIKAMDIDGQERLKLARVLMIGAGGLGCAAGQYLTVAGIGELTLVDFDTVELSNLQRQVLHQDATIGQPKVESAKQSLNRLNPHVKINTINAVLDDHEIDALVASHSIVVDCTDNVSVREQLNQSCFKHKIPLVSAAAIRMEGMVTVFDYQAQTPCYHCFSSLFGEQQLSCVESGILAPVVGMVGCLQAVEAIKVIAGMGKTLAGRILMIDAMTMEFREMKLPKQPRCKICGE, from the coding sequence ATGAATGAACAACTAGAGATCCTCAGCGACGGCGAACTCACCCGCTACAGTCGCCAAATCTCCATCAAGGCGATGGATATCGACGGCCAGGAGCGCTTAAAACTCGCCAGAGTCTTGATGATTGGCGCCGGCGGTTTAGGCTGCGCGGCGGGGCAGTATCTCACAGTTGCGGGCATTGGCGAGCTGACTCTAGTGGATTTCGATACGGTCGAACTCTCTAATTTGCAGCGCCAAGTGCTGCACCAGGATGCGACTATCGGCCAACCTAAGGTCGAGTCGGCCAAGCAGAGCCTTAACCGACTCAATCCTCACGTTAAAATCAATACCATCAATGCGGTATTAGATGACCATGAGATCGATGCCTTAGTCGCCAGCCACAGTATCGTGGTCGATTGCACCGATAATGTCAGTGTGCGTGAGCAGTTAAATCAAAGCTGTTTTAAGCACAAAATCCCGCTGGTCTCGGCCGCCGCGATTCGTATGGAAGGCATGGTTACTGTCTTCGACTATCAAGCGCAAACGCCTTGTTATCATTGCTTTAGTTCACTTTTTGGCGAGCAGCAACTCAGCTGTGTGGAGTCCGGCATTCTCGCCCCCGTGGTCGGCATGGTCGGCTGCTTACAGGCGGTTGAAGCCATTAAAGTGATTGCGGGTATGGGCAAGACACTCGCAGGACGAATATTGATGATCGATGCCATGACCATGGAATTTCGCGAAATGAAACTCCCTAAACAACCCCGCTGCAAGATTTGTGGTGAGTGA
- the rlmF gene encoding 23S rRNA (adenine(1618)-N(6))-methyltransferase RlmF, which yields MPKPAIKTAAKPAMSSAGKRGKPSTPKSLAKPQTTKSKTATKLKAKHGEQKRLHPRNLHLNGYDFPALVASFPKLKAFVRPTPYGALSIDFADPLAVKTLNAALLNHHYGLAFWDIPKGALCPPIPGRVDYLHYLADLLFEGGKVKRAAAIHALDIGTGANGVYAILGHQVYDWQFVASDINPQSLTNVQRIIDNNPSLQGHLSLRRQQDDKAVFKGIIQASDRFELTLCNPPFHGSLKEASEGSLRKVRNLQLNRGEQPKATSAILNFGGQAAELWCQGGEKQFLTTMIRESHAFAEQCLWFTSLVSKQENLKPCYQALEKLGVDTVKTIEMQQGNKNTRVLAWSFHSQAKRLQWRNQVISGE from the coding sequence ATGCCTAAACCCGCCATTAAAACTGCCGCTAAACCCGCGATGTCATCCGCAGGTAAACGGGGCAAGCCAAGCACGCCAAAATCGCTAGCTAAACCTCAAACCACCAAATCTAAAACGGCGACTAAGCTCAAGGCGAAGCACGGCGAGCAGAAGCGCTTACATCCGCGTAACTTGCACCTTAATGGTTATGACTTTCCGGCCTTGGTGGCGAGTTTCCCTAAGCTAAAAGCCTTTGTCCGGCCCACGCCCTATGGCGCCTTATCTATCGACTTTGCCGATCCCTTAGCGGTAAAAACCCTGAATGCGGCGCTCTTGAATCATCATTATGGGCTGGCGTTTTGGGATATTCCCAAGGGCGCGCTGTGCCCGCCAATTCCTGGGCGGGTCGACTATCTACATTACTTGGCCGATCTGTTATTTGAGGGCGGCAAAGTTAAGCGCGCTGCGGCGATTCATGCCTTAGATATAGGCACTGGGGCGAATGGCGTTTATGCCATCCTGGGTCATCAAGTGTATGACTGGCAGTTTGTCGCCTCGGATATTAATCCTCAGTCGCTCACCAATGTGCAGCGGATTATCGACAATAACCCGAGTTTGCAGGGGCACTTATCCTTAAGGCGGCAGCAGGATGACAAGGCGGTCTTTAAGGGAATTATTCAAGCCTCAGATCGCTTCGAATTAACTCTGTGCAATCCTCCCTTTCATGGCTCGTTAAAGGAAGCGAGTGAAGGCTCGCTGCGCAAGGTGCGTAATCTGCAACTCAATCGTGGTGAGCAGCCTAAAGCGACCAGCGCGATCTTAAACTTTGGTGGTCAGGCGGCGGAGTTATGGTGCCAAGGGGGAGAAAAGCAATTTTTAACCACTATGATCCGCGAGAGCCACGCGTTTGCCGAGCAGTGTTTGTGGTTTACCAGCTTAGTGTCGAAGCAGGAGAACCTAAAGCCTTGTTATCAGGCTTTGGAAAAGTTGGGTGTGGATACCGTAAAAACCATTGAGATGCAGCAGGGCAATAAGAACACTCGGGTGCTCGCATGGAGTTTCCATTCGCAGGCTAAACGTTTGCAGTGGCGTAATCAGGTCATCAGCGGGGAATAA
- a CDS encoding S9 family peptidase — MRTLLLTLGLAMLLPGCSTPKGQVSAPVAEKIPHVMTLHGVTRTDDYYWMRDDKRQDPKVLAHLNAENRYTQAYFKPLKSLQDGLFNELTGRLVADESSVPYQWHQHSYYRRYQEGGEYPLIARKGSDGIEQMMLDVNERAKGHEFYGLGGVSVSPDETMLAFGEDVLSRRVYHIYFKDIESGAMITDVLENTEGRIVWGNDNRHVFYIAKDLQTLLGYRVYRHELGTPQSRDVLVYEEQDDAYYISLGKSLDESQIVLFHESTTTSEVSVLDANDPLSLFKPVLAREEGHEYSVSKLGDSYYILTNWQATNFRLMKVAIKDAADKSKWQEVVAHNPNARIEDELVLKDYLIIQTRENGLTRIKVMPFNGQKPFELSFDEPAYVLGLDVNAQQDSDKLRIFYSSLTTPEAIYEYHLSNPDRRDLLKQEQVLGGFDASQYRAERLFVTARDGAKVPVSLVYRKDKFTKDGTNPLYQYGYGSYGYTVEPDFSSSVISLLDRGFVYAIAHVRGSEMLGRPWYDAGKLLNKKNTFNDFIDVTAALTEQGYGDKNKVVASGGSAGGLLMGAIANMAPDKYFAIAAHVPFVDVVTTMLDESIPLTTNEYDEWGNPNEKTYFDYMLSYSPYDNVADHEYPHLLVTTGLHDSQVQYFEPAKWVAKLREVQNKWYKLDDKVLLFDVNMDAGHGGKSGRYRQYQDTAQEYAFFLSLLGMTK; from the coding sequence ATGCGCACTCTGCTGCTTACTTTAGGTCTCGCTATGCTATTACCCGGTTGCTCCACTCCAAAAGGGCAAGTCTCTGCGCCCGTTGCGGAAAAAATCCCCCATGTGATGACCTTGCACGGGGTCACTCGTACCGACGATTACTACTGGATGCGCGACGATAAACGCCAAGATCCTAAGGTGTTGGCGCATCTGAATGCCGAAAACCGTTATACCCAAGCTTACTTTAAGCCGCTTAAGTCATTGCAGGATGGGCTGTTTAACGAACTGACTGGGCGCCTCGTTGCCGATGAGTCGAGCGTGCCTTACCAATGGCACCAGCACAGCTATTACCGCCGCTACCAAGAGGGCGGCGAATATCCGCTGATCGCTCGCAAAGGCAGTGACGGGATTGAGCAAATGATGCTGGACGTGAATGAGCGCGCCAAGGGCCATGAGTTTTATGGTTTAGGTGGCGTCAGCGTCAGCCCAGATGAAACCATGCTGGCCTTCGGTGAAGATGTGCTAAGCCGCCGCGTGTATCACATCTATTTTAAAGATATTGAGTCCGGCGCCATGATCACCGATGTGCTTGAAAACACAGAGGGTCGTATCGTTTGGGGCAATGATAATCGCCATGTGTTTTATATCGCTAAGGATCTGCAAACCCTGCTGGGTTACCGTGTATATCGCCACGAACTCGGCACGCCACAATCGCGCGATGTGTTGGTGTATGAGGAGCAAGATGATGCTTACTACATCTCCCTCGGCAAGAGTTTAGACGAGTCGCAAATTGTGCTGTTCCACGAGAGCACCACCACTAGCGAAGTGTCGGTGCTGGATGCTAACGATCCACTAAGCCTATTCAAACCTGTGCTCGCGCGAGAAGAAGGCCATGAATATAGCGTCTCTAAGCTGGGCGACAGCTATTACATCCTGACCAACTGGCAGGCGACTAACTTCCGTTTGATGAAAGTGGCGATTAAGGATGCCGCCGATAAGTCTAAATGGCAGGAAGTGGTTGCCCATAATCCCAATGCGCGCATCGAAGACGAGCTGGTGCTGAAGGATTACCTGATTATTCAAACCCGCGAGAATGGCCTGACGCGCATTAAAGTGATGCCATTCAATGGTCAAAAGCCCTTTGAGCTAAGTTTTGATGAACCTGCTTATGTGCTTGGTTTAGATGTTAACGCCCAGCAAGATAGCGACAAATTGCGGATTTTCTACTCGAGCCTGACCACGCCCGAGGCGATTTATGAGTACCACTTAAGCAATCCCGATAGACGCGATTTGCTTAAGCAGGAACAAGTGCTCGGCGGCTTCGATGCCAGCCAGTACCGCGCCGAACGCTTATTTGTCACCGCCCGCGATGGCGCTAAGGTGCCAGTGTCTTTGGTGTATCGTAAGGATAAGTTCACGAAAGACGGCACTAACCCTCTGTACCAATATGGTTATGGTTCATACGGTTACACTGTAGAGCCTGACTTTTCGTCGTCGGTTATCAGTCTGCTCGACCGCGGCTTTGTATATGCCATCGCCCATGTGCGCGGCAGCGAAATGTTAGGTCGCCCCTGGTACGATGCGGGCAAGTTACTGAATAAAAAGAATACCTTTAATGACTTTATCGATGTCACCGCCGCCTTAACCGAGCAAGGTTATGGCGATAAAAATAAAGTGGTGGCCTCGGGTGGTAGTGCCGGCGGGCTATTAATGGGCGCGATTGCCAATATGGCGCCTGACAAGTACTTTGCTATTGCGGCACACGTGCCCTTTGTGGATGTGGTCACGACCATGCTCGATGAGTCTATTCCTCTCACCACCAATGAGTACGATGAATGGGGCAATCCAAACGAGAAAACCTATTTCGACTATATGCTCAGCTACTCGCCCTATGACAATGTTGCCGACCATGAGTACCCACACCTATTGGTGACCACAGGTTTGCATGATTCGCAGGTGCAGTATTTCGAGCCTGCGAAATGGGTAGCAAAACTGCGTGAAGTGCAAAATAAATGGTACAAACTGGACGATAAGGTGTTGTTATTCGACGTTAATATGGATGCAGGACACGGTGGCAAGAGTGGCCGTTACCGCCAGTATCAAGACACAGCGCAGGAATATGCCTTCTTCCTAAGCCTGCTCGGCATGACTAAGTAG
- a CDS encoding EAL domain-containing protein, which translates to MPSTLQHLSLKQKLILFSLLPLLMMSIFVLSRMYVLVKEYRSANQNHLAIQATAQTTELLYQLHNEYGLSVQLSAPGSPQEETRLLQQQQITSDALNTLLNGSALSTLMSTLGRNQLATAQLQEQLNTLTLLSHRLASGRQEALDQHPKAFIDLYNQFNTELVKLIQQLQLQTNDIAQSRAYTDLLNLLMVQQLAVKERSAINRMLLSQTLNINDYRAISTIMYEYGQAIEHASNASISDRQSLIRKVQTSPENLRILKISQQIEQQIRVSTLVQNINAHLGYGGLIDSFQDYLIKGDAASLEKFTKAQAIIQLNLDELNHEIRNIPELKAAVRTIEDSVDQYQFCMSKLQQLKQQQLSLEEITALAQVNDSGLSEAIDKLLMPPHPVSSKHWWSLTSDRINKLHAISDEITENMAHQSEVQQTKSLSLLGLYLFSAFFTAAITLWLGRKIIRSFMVKITKIANDMQRMAADPQLNINIDASGSDELARMAQAMNRMISERQKANHALSRAAAVFNYSAEGIMVTDADNHIELINPAFSQITGYSLEEVKGRSPSILSSNRHPHHYYTAMWEALHKEGKWEGEIWNKRKDGQVYPEYLAITVVRNEQGEIIQHIGLFMDISKRKQYEQDLWYQANFDTLTGLPNRKLFNERLQHEIQLAQHDSRKLAILLIDLDQFKYINDVQGHATGDLLLQDVAKRLENIMGKNDFIARIGGDEFVLILPRLTNELAIEHMASRIIETLATPFNLNEREIQISASFGIGVYPEDGLDVSSLTRNTEMAMYQAKDAGRNNFKYFTSGMNQAMFARMELEQRLRRAVAQDEFTLHYQPIVDMKTGKVCSLEALIRWQDPDLGLIPPDHFIRIAEETGLIEPMGEWVLNQAMHDLRQWQHMGFKLNVAINVSSRQCINTRGIGFDQVLQECFNRHHINPRNVHIEITESMLMGDASHCLSTLESIRHLGSQIYIDDFGTGYSSLSYLKKFPISVIKIDRSFVENALDNSSNANLVKAIVMMGQSLEMELVAEGIETEAQWKFLRDLGCHYAQGYLLSKPLPFDEITPLLSQTLPKMLHLEQREKCVNS; encoded by the coding sequence ATGCCATCCACGCTACAGCATCTCAGCCTGAAGCAGAAGTTGATTCTGTTTTCACTGCTACCTTTGCTGATGATGAGTATTTTTGTGTTGTCGCGGATGTATGTGCTGGTGAAGGAATATCGCTCCGCCAATCAAAATCATTTGGCAATCCAAGCGACCGCCCAAACCACCGAACTACTCTACCAACTGCATAACGAATACGGCCTCAGTGTCCAGCTTTCTGCCCCCGGTTCCCCCCAAGAAGAAACACGCCTGCTACAGCAACAACAGATAACCTCAGACGCCTTAAATACCCTGCTCAATGGCTCAGCCTTAAGCACTTTAATGTCTACCTTGGGTCGCAATCAACTCGCCACCGCGCAGTTGCAGGAGCAGCTCAATACCCTAACACTGTTAAGTCATAGGCTAGCATCGGGTCGCCAAGAGGCGCTCGACCAACATCCTAAGGCTTTTATCGATTTGTATAACCAGTTCAACACGGAATTGGTCAAACTTATCCAGCAATTACAGTTACAAACCAACGATATTGCGCAATCTCGCGCCTACACGGATTTGCTTAATTTATTGATGGTGCAACAACTGGCGGTAAAAGAGCGCAGTGCGATTAATCGAATGCTGCTGTCGCAAACGCTGAACATTAACGACTACCGCGCGATCAGCACTATCATGTATGAATATGGCCAAGCCATAGAACATGCCAGCAACGCCTCGATTTCTGACCGTCAGTCCTTAATCCGCAAGGTACAGACCTCCCCCGAGAATCTGCGCATCCTCAAGATTAGCCAACAAATAGAGCAACAAATCCGCGTCAGTACCTTAGTGCAAAATATTAATGCTCATTTAGGCTACGGTGGCTTGATTGACAGTTTTCAGGATTACCTCATCAAGGGCGATGCTGCCTCGCTAGAGAAATTTACTAAGGCGCAGGCAATTATCCAGCTGAATCTCGATGAACTTAATCATGAAATCCGCAATATTCCAGAGCTCAAAGCGGCGGTCAGGACGATTGAAGACAGTGTCGATCAATATCAATTCTGCATGTCTAAACTGCAACAGTTGAAGCAACAGCAACTGTCACTCGAAGAAATCACCGCCCTCGCCCAAGTCAATGATAGCGGCCTGAGCGAGGCCATAGACAAGCTGTTAATGCCACCGCATCCGGTCAGCAGTAAGCACTGGTGGTCACTCACCAGCGATAGGATCAATAAGCTGCACGCCATCAGCGATGAAATCACCGAAAACATGGCGCACCAGAGTGAAGTACAACAAACTAAGTCACTCAGTTTGCTCGGGTTATATTTATTCTCCGCATTTTTTACCGCTGCAATAACCCTCTGGCTGGGGCGAAAAATCATTCGCAGCTTTATGGTGAAAATCACTAAGATTGCCAATGATATGCAGCGAATGGCCGCCGATCCGCAGCTCAATATCAATATCGATGCTTCCGGCTCCGACGAGCTGGCGCGCATGGCGCAGGCGATGAATCGAATGATCAGCGAACGCCAAAAGGCCAACCACGCCCTAAGCCGCGCCGCCGCCGTGTTTAACTATTCCGCCGAAGGCATTATGGTCACGGATGCCGATAACCATATCGAGCTGATTAACCCCGCCTTTAGCCAGATCACCGGCTATAGCCTCGAAGAAGTTAAAGGCCGCAGCCCCTCGATTTTAAGCTCGAATCGCCACCCGCATCATTACTACACCGCCATGTGGGAGGCGCTGCATAAAGAAGGCAAATGGGAAGGTGAAATCTGGAATAAACGCAAAGATGGCCAAGTGTATCCCGAGTATCTTGCGATTACCGTGGTGCGCAATGAGCAGGGCGAAATAATCCAACATATTGGTTTATTTATGGATATCAGTAAGCGTAAACAATATGAGCAGGATCTCTGGTATCAAGCCAACTTCGACACGCTAACTGGGCTGCCCAACCGCAAACTGTTTAACGAGCGGCTACAGCATGAAATCCAACTCGCCCAACACGACTCCCGCAAGCTAGCGATTCTGCTAATCGACTTAGACCAATTCAAATATATCAATGATGTGCAGGGCCATGCGACGGGCGACCTCTTACTGCAGGATGTGGCCAAACGGTTAGAAAATATTATGGGTAAAAACGATTTTATCGCCCGTATCGGCGGTGATGAATTTGTGCTTATTTTACCAAGATTAACCAATGAGTTAGCCATCGAGCATATGGCGAGCCGGATTATCGAAACCCTAGCGACACCCTTTAATTTAAATGAACGGGAAATCCAGATTTCCGCCAGTTTCGGTATTGGTGTCTACCCAGAAGACGGGCTCGATGTCAGTTCGCTGACCCGCAATACCGAAATGGCCATGTATCAAGCCAAGGATGCTGGTCGAAATAACTTTAAATACTTTACCTCTGGCATGAACCAGGCCATGTTTGCCCGTATGGAGCTGGAACAACGCCTGCGCCGCGCCGTGGCTCAGGATGAATTTACCCTCCACTATCAACCAATTGTGGATATGAAAACGGGTAAAGTGTGCAGCCTTGAGGCACTGATCCGCTGGCAAGACCCAGACTTAGGCCTGATCCCACCCGATCACTTTATTCGTATCGCCGAAGAGACTGGGCTTATCGAACCTATGGGCGAATGGGTACTTAACCAAGCCATGCACGATTTAAGGCAATGGCAACATATGGGATTCAAACTCAATGTCGCGATTAATGTCTCGAGCCGCCAATGCATCAACACCCGCGGCATAGGTTTCGACCAAGTGTTGCAGGAGTGTTTTAATCGTCACCATATCAACCCGAGAAACGTGCATATCGAGATCACCGAGAGCATGCTGATGGGCGATGCCAGCCACTGCCTAAGCACCCTAGAATCGATTCGCCACTTAGGCTCGCAGATTTATATCGATGACTTTGGCACAGGCTATTCATCCTTGAGTTATCTGAAGAAATTCCCGATTTCCGTTATCAAAATTGACCGCAGTTTTGTCGAAAACGCCCTCGATAACAGCTCGAACGCCAATCTGGTCAAGGCCATTGTGATGATGGGGCAAAGCCTTGAAATGGAACTGGTGGCCGAAGGAATCGAAACCGAGGCACAATGGAAGTTTCTGCGCGACCTAGGCTGCCACTATGCCCAAGGCTATTTACTCTCTAAACCGCTGCCATTCGATGAGATTACGCCATTACTCAGCCAGACATTGCCGAAAATGTTGCACTTAGAGCAGCGTGAGAAGTGCGTAAACAGTTGA
- the ribB gene encoding 3,4-dihydroxy-2-butanone-4-phosphate synthase codes for MNQSLLAPFGTAIERVEAGLEALRQGQGVLVVDDEDRENEGDLIFAAESLTNAQMAMLIRECSGIVCLCIPDEKVKALELPPMVENNSSQYGTAFTVSIEAKVGVTTGVSAADRVTTIKAAIADNAKPSDLARPGHVYPLRAQPGGVLTRRGHTEGTIDLMQLAGLKPAGVLCEVTNPDGTMARLPEIIAFGAEHNMPVLTIEDIVVYRKSLLANVG; via the coding sequence ATGAATCAGTCTTTACTTGCTCCTTTTGGTACTGCTATCGAACGCGTTGAAGCGGGTCTTGAAGCCCTGCGCCAAGGCCAAGGTGTGTTGGTCGTCGACGACGAAGATAGAGAAAACGAAGGCGACTTAATTTTTGCCGCCGAGTCACTCACCAATGCGCAAATGGCCATGCTTATTCGCGAATGCAGCGGTATCGTGTGTTTGTGTATACCAGATGAAAAGGTCAAAGCCCTTGAGCTGCCACCTATGGTCGAAAACAACTCGAGCCAATATGGCACTGCCTTTACCGTGAGTATCGAAGCTAAAGTGGGTGTCACCACTGGGGTTTCGGCTGCGGACCGTGTCACCACCATTAAAGCTGCTATCGCCGACAATGCTAAGCCGAGCGATTTAGCGCGCCCAGGCCATGTGTATCCACTGCGCGCCCAACCCGGCGGCGTATTAACTCGCCGTGGCCATACCGAAGGCACTATCGATTTAATGCAACTGGCCGGCCTCAAGCCTGCGGGCGTGTTATGTGAAGTCACCAATCCCGATGGCACTATGGCACGTCTGCCAGAAATTATCGCCTTTGGTGCCGAGCACAACATGCCTGTGCTGACGATTGAAGATATCGTGGTTTACCGTAAGTCGTTATTAGCCAACGTTGGCTAA
- a CDS encoding Bax inhibitor-1 family protein: MDSENSVFDRRTTDDTLIGAGLYNLVIGLTLLWGFAVNYLMVSHIDPEAIASVSPWVFFIGYFASCFFGIYLFQSSSNPLVSFIGYNFVVVPFGLIINMVVSQYDPELVTEAIRITGLVTIAMMCLGTMFPAFFQKIAGVLTIALLLVIVVELIEIFIFKTHHGILDWIVVLIFCGYIGYDWGRANQIPKTVDNAVDSAAALYMDIINLFLRILRILGRK; the protein is encoded by the coding sequence ATGGATTCTGAAAACAGCGTATTCGACCGCCGCACTACCGATGACACTCTCATTGGCGCGGGTCTTTATAATTTAGTGATTGGCTTAACCCTACTCTGGGGTTTTGCCGTGAACTATTTGATGGTCAGCCATATCGACCCCGAAGCGATTGCCAGCGTTAGCCCTTGGGTTTTCTTTATCGGTTACTTCGCCTCCTGCTTCTTTGGGATTTACTTATTTCAAAGTTCGAGTAACCCCCTCGTCAGCTTTATTGGCTACAACTTTGTGGTCGTGCCATTCGGCTTAATCATTAATATGGTCGTTAGCCAGTACGACCCTGAGTTGGTGACCGAGGCGATTCGAATCACGGGTTTAGTCACTATCGCCATGATGTGTTTAGGAACTATGTTTCCGGCCTTCTTCCAGAAAATCGCTGGGGTGCTGACTATCGCATTGTTATTAGTGATAGTCGTTGAACTGATTGAAATATTTATCTTTAAAACCCACCACGGCATTTTGGATTGGATAGTTGTGCTCATTTTCTGCGGCTATATTGGCTACGATTGGGGCCGCGCGAATCAAATCCCAAAAACCGTCGATAATGCTGTCGACAGTGCCGCCGCTTTGTATATGGATATCATCAACCTATTTCTGCGTATCCTGCGGATTTTAGGACGTAAATAA